Proteins from a single region of Desulfovibrio sp. JC022:
- a CDS encoding flagellar biosynthesis protein FlhF: protein MRVKTFRGNSTAAVFAEIKAEFGDNAIILSNKSVEEGGRKIHEIMVGVDGQDQSAPAQDTREEVIDDAMSNIPDWNQEWNQIKGHMMALLKPQMNLNLLAPRQRLALEYLEREGVESKVILDLFQQLRGNKSKAILPELEKIAPVCALDSKNWPQKFQALAGPHGAGKTSTIIRLALKEKKENPAARICLASADQGQGKGRLVLRHYADLSGLEFRELASREDFAKLIGESRNFDRVFIDLPGLSGNAELEGWLAACGMTGPCDLAVHLVMNPYYAPAQYTAFLKKFKSSKVKSLIWTKLDEACNYGALVNTSYESGLPVSLLSYGSGLRNSMKPACEKDFWRLVFKHQLPTEEKMKFAKAV, encoded by the coding sequence ATGCGGGTAAAAACATTCAGAGGCAACAGCACTGCAGCGGTCTTCGCCGAAATCAAAGCAGAATTCGGTGACAACGCCATTATCCTCAGCAACAAGTCAGTTGAAGAGGGCGGACGCAAGATCCACGAGATCATGGTCGGCGTTGACGGTCAGGATCAATCTGCACCGGCTCAGGACACAAGGGAAGAAGTCATTGATGATGCCATGAGCAACATCCCGGACTGGAATCAGGAATGGAACCAGATCAAGGGGCACATGATGGCCCTGCTCAAGCCCCAGATGAACCTGAACCTGCTTGCCCCCCGCCAACGTCTCGCCCTTGAGTATCTTGAGCGTGAGGGAGTTGAGAGCAAAGTAATACTCGACCTTTTTCAACAGCTACGCGGAAACAAATCCAAAGCCATCCTGCCCGAACTGGAAAAAATCGCTCCGGTCTGTGCACTGGATTCGAAAAACTGGCCCCAGAAATTTCAAGCCCTCGCCGGACCGCACGGCGCAGGCAAAACATCCACTATTATCCGCCTTGCACTCAAGGAAAAGAAAGAGAACCCCGCTGCCCGCATCTGCCTTGCCTCGGCAGACCAAGGACAAGGTAAAGGACGTCTAGTCCTTCGCCATTACGCCGACCTTTCAGGACTTGAATTCAGGGAACTCGCCAGCCGCGAGGACTTTGCAAAGCTTATCGGTGAAAGCCGGAATTTTGACAGGGTATTCATTGACCTGCCCGGACTATCCGGAAATGCTGAACTTGAAGGCTGGCTGGCAGCCTGCGGCATGACCGGTCCCTGTGACCTGGCTGTCCATCTGGTCATGAACCCCTACTACGCTCCAGCGCAGTACACCGCATTTCTCAAAAAATTCAAATCCTCCAAAGTAAAAAGCCTCATCTGGACCAAACTGGATGAAGCCTGCAACTACGGAGCACTGGTCAACACATCATACGAAAGCGGGCTTCCGGTCTCCCTGCTTTCATACGGATCAGGACTTCGCAACAGCATGAAACCGGCATGTGAAAAAGATTTTTGGAGACTGGTATTCAAACACCAGCTTCCCACTGAAGAAAAAATGAAGTTCGCCAAAGCGGTTTAA
- a CDS encoding MinD/ParA family protein, protein MNSNLPMVFSVTSGKGGVGKTNISVNLAYNLSRMGKKVLLLDADLGLANVDVLLGIAPKYNLFHLFHDGTGIREVIHKTDYGFDILPASSGVSDMVSLSTGQKLDLLEAMDHLEEEIDYLIVDTGAGINDNVLYFNLAVQERLLVLTPEPTSLTDAYALIKVMKLHHGVDKFKVLVNMATDMKEAKEVFRKLYMACDHFLSGVSLDLVGVIPRDINMRQAVIKQTPLCKISPSSPACTQITETAKKITKWKATSELDGNIKFFWKKLLFQEQSVA, encoded by the coding sequence ATGAATTCCAATCTTCCCATGGTATTTTCAGTAACCTCCGGTAAGGGAGGCGTAGGCAAGACAAATATTTCAGTAAACTTGGCCTACAACTTAAGCCGCATGGGCAAGAAAGTCTTGCTGCTGGATGCCGACCTCGGCCTCGCCAACGTCGACGTTCTGCTGGGAATCGCTCCCAAATACAACCTTTTCCATCTCTTTCATGACGGAACAGGAATCCGGGAAGTAATCCACAAGACTGATTATGGATTCGACATTCTCCCTGCTTCTTCCGGCGTAAGTGATATGGTTTCCCTGTCAACAGGCCAGAAGCTGGATCTGCTGGAAGCCATGGACCATCTTGAAGAAGAAATTGATTACCTTATCGTAGACACCGGTGCCGGCATCAACGATAACGTTCTTTACTTCAACCTTGCCGTTCAGGAACGACTTCTGGTACTGACCCCGGAACCGACCTCCCTGACAGATGCCTATGCCCTGATCAAGGTCATGAAACTGCATCACGGGGTTGACAAATTCAAAGTTCTGGTAAACATGGCAACGGACATGAAAGAAGCCAAGGAAGTGTTCAGAAAGCTATATATGGCTTGTGACCACTTCCTGAGCGGAGTTTCACTTGATTTAGTGGGAGTTATCCCCCGCGATATCAACATGCGGCAGGCTGTTATTAAACAAACCCCGCTGTGCAAGATCTCTCCATCAAGTCCGGCTTGTACCCAGATCACTGAAACAGCTAAAAAAATAACCAAATGGAAAGCGACATCCGAGCTAGATGGTAATATCAAGTTCTTCTGGAAAAAACTTCTCTTCCAAGAACAGTCCGTGGCTTAA
- a CDS encoding FliA/WhiG family RNA polymerase sigma factor, with translation MVISSSSGKNFSSKNSPWLNLESGTTDWEDFPPSDQEAIVRHYSPKIRIIALRMKSKLPQNVELGELISAGSLGLVESLGKFRPELKIKFETYAENRIKGAMLDELRRMDWFSRGLRQKVKTIESSIRDIEHETGEKPTSAQIEEATGFSAKEVQQGLEALQNQLCVNLDAFNDNIPSNKDSEHDDEPFQSAVFQETVDKVADLIDNLTPREKLVLSLYYGEELNMKETSEVMDITEGRVSQLHSQALKKLRKMFHDKYHTEP, from the coding sequence ATGGTAATATCAAGTTCTTCTGGAAAAAACTTCTCTTCCAAGAACAGTCCGTGGCTTAATTTAGAGTCCGGAACGACTGATTGGGAAGATTTTCCGCCCTCAGATCAAGAAGCGATAGTACGGCATTATTCACCCAAAATACGTATTATAGCGCTTCGTATGAAATCCAAGCTCCCGCAGAATGTGGAGCTGGGAGAGCTTATCAGTGCCGGAAGCCTCGGACTGGTGGAGTCGCTTGGAAAGTTTCGTCCTGAACTGAAGATCAAGTTTGAAACCTATGCTGAAAACCGCATCAAAGGTGCCATGCTTGATGAACTCCGGCGTATGGATTGGTTCTCACGCGGGCTGCGCCAGAAAGTTAAGACAATTGAAAGCAGCATCCGTGACATCGAACACGAGACAGGTGAGAAGCCGACCAGTGCCCAGATTGAGGAGGCTACCGGATTTTCAGCAAAGGAAGTCCAGCAGGGACTTGAAGCACTTCAGAACCAGCTCTGCGTCAACCTTGACGCTTTTAACGATAATATTCCAAGCAACAAAGATTCTGAACATGACGATGAGCCTTTCCAAAGTGCTGTTTTTCAAGAAACAGTGGACAAGGTAGCTGATCTGATTGATAATTTGACGCCGAGGGAAAAACTGGTATTATCTCTGTACTACGGGGAGGAACTTAACATGAAAGAAACCTCCGAAGTAATGGATATTACAGAAGGCAGGGTATCCCAGCTACATTCTCAGGCACTGAAAAAATTGAGAAAAATGTTCCACGATAAATATCATACGGAACCTTAA
- a CDS encoding chemotaxis response regulator CheY translates to MAIDYSMKVLVVDDFATMRRIIKNILRQIGFTNIVEADDGTTAWETLNKDDSIEFIVSDWNMPQMTGIELLRKVRASEEFADLPFLMVTAEAQQENIIEAVQAKVSNYIVKPFTPDTLGQKINKIFE, encoded by the coding sequence ATGGCGATTGATTACTCTATGAAAGTTCTTGTTGTGGATGACTTCGCAACCATGCGTCGTATTATCAAAAACATCCTCCGCCAGATCGGCTTCACAAATATTGTGGAAGCTGATGACGGAACAACTGCATGGGAAACCCTGAATAAAGATGACAGCATCGAGTTCATCGTATCCGACTGGAACATGCCCCAGATGACCGGCATTGAATTGCTGCGCAAAGTAAGAGCAAGTGAAGAATTCGCCGACCTCCCGTTTCTGATGGTTACTGCTGAAGCACAGCAGGAAAACATCATTGAGGCTGTTCAGGCCAAGGTTTCCAACTATATCGTTAAACCTTTCACACCTGACACCCTCGGCCAGAAAATCAATAAAATTTTTGAATAA
- the fliL gene encoding flagellar basal body-associated protein FliL translates to MIFLAVDDIDESESGEDTQSSAPASKAAQKVELDLDDAPFLEDEDEEDDIPDEEPEELDALEEAPTEKKSKTKLLIFIGIGVIILLLAAILVKLFFFDSTPPPPKEEPAIEETMEEIPMEVPDDTPPPPPDEPGVTLLRMDPFWIEQKDKDSRTRFLIARFAMTTTDEQVVAEYGRKTLILRDAVYFYLKNKDLQFLADEKNVEKLKKDLLMVINQYIVAGEFEKILFEEYLVR, encoded by the coding sequence ATGATCTTCCTCGCTGTTGATGATATTGATGAATCTGAATCCGGGGAGGATACTCAATCTTCAGCCCCTGCCAGCAAGGCAGCTCAAAAGGTAGAGCTGGACCTTGATGATGCGCCTTTTCTTGAAGACGAGGACGAAGAAGATGATATTCCGGACGAGGAACCGGAAGAGCTGGATGCTCTTGAAGAAGCACCCACTGAAAAAAAATCAAAAACAAAACTCTTAATTTTTATCGGAATCGGGGTAATAATACTCCTGCTTGCTGCTATTCTGGTAAAACTTTTCTTTTTCGATAGCACCCCACCACCGCCCAAGGAAGAACCTGCCATTGAAGAAACAATGGAGGAAATTCCCATGGAAGTTCCAGATGATACACCGCCTCCGCCGCCGGATGAGCCAGGTGTAACCCTGCTGCGAATGGACCCGTTCTGGATTGAGCAGAAAGACAAAGACAGCCGCACCAGATTTCTCATTGCCCGCTTTGCCATGACCACCACCGACGAACAGGTCGTGGCGGAATACGGACGCAAAACCCTCATCCTGCGCGATGCGGTATATTTCTACCTCAAAAATAAAGATTTACAATTTTTAGCCGATGAGAAGAATGTAGAGAAACTAAAAAAAGACCTGCTCATGGTTATCAATCAATATATTGTAGCAGGTGAATTTGAGAAAATCCTCTTTGAGGAGTATCTCGTGAGGTAA
- a CDS encoding methyl-accepting chemotaxis protein produces the protein MLRSISTRISYIVAAVVIASTLVTLLFTSSTVEEDMTNAQGRTARNTIRMGMLYLQEGYQSLDRYRKHAFDDRRQSIKDSMTIFMSQIDSYYELYKSGKLSEKEAKEAAYKLARNTRYFNNDYFFIYTDKLEALAHPDRTLEGRDLSNLSDINGYAFGPDMIRKATREGGGYVKLLWTRLGEDEPISKILYVKGFSKWKWIIGTGAYVDDIEASVERQKQDLLHDMRKGFSQIRLAETGRLFLFDNDKKVLVPPRGAGPEFAKTLNLKTGNTLIHDLKEVGKLGEWRLDYKVRRQDGEIVRRQSYVHYFAPLGWFVASTVPMKEIYAPVRDLIVKQGAISFIILLLTIGVIYYVIRRICLPIRSVSRVAYHVSQGDLREAKRVFAMATDKGHLKKVVESFETGKEKRFDEVDHLVKSIHTMLLTLNSLVSQVQVSGDQVTGSALKLGTAINQLEAAVENQAAATQELGSSSREISATSQELARTMNESTTVAVSTGELAAQGVHDLGEMGVTMDAMRDASGGIFSKLSVINSKAANISSVVTSISKISEQINLLSLNAAIEAEKAGEFGQGFSVVAREIRKLADQTAMSTLDIEKIVAEMLSAVSAGVMEMDKFRKQVETGVSNVALLGDGISGVVTQVQTLTPRFESVNEGMQNQSEGAEQISKAMIQLSETSIQTKDALTEFVSITEQLSSSVSSLEEEVAAFQVDQD, from the coding sequence ATGTTACGGTCAATCAGTACTAGAATTTCATATATAGTTGCAGCTGTCGTCATTGCTTCCACTCTGGTTACTTTGCTGTTCACAAGCTCTACTGTTGAAGAGGATATGACCAATGCACAGGGCCGCACTGCTCGCAATACCATCAGGATGGGGATGCTCTATCTTCAGGAAGGGTATCAATCTCTTGATCGGTACCGGAAGCATGCTTTTGATGACCGCAGGCAATCCATTAAGGATTCCATGACTATTTTCATGTCGCAAATTGACAGTTATTACGAATTGTATAAGTCCGGTAAGCTCAGTGAAAAGGAAGCCAAAGAGGCTGCATACAAATTGGCCCGCAATACCAGATACTTCAATAATGATTATTTTTTTATTTATACCGATAAGCTGGAGGCATTGGCTCATCCTGATCGAACCCTTGAAGGGCGCGACCTTTCGAATCTTTCTGATATAAACGGCTATGCATTCGGGCCGGATATGATCCGCAAGGCCACACGTGAAGGTGGCGGATATGTAAAGTTGCTCTGGACCCGTCTGGGTGAGGATGAGCCTATTTCCAAGATCCTTTATGTAAAGGGGTTTTCAAAGTGGAAATGGATAATCGGAACCGGGGCGTATGTTGATGATATTGAGGCTTCTGTGGAGCGCCAGAAGCAGGATCTGCTTCATGACATGCGTAAGGGATTTTCCCAGATTCGTCTGGCTGAAACAGGACGCTTGTTTCTTTTTGATAATGACAAGAAGGTGCTTGTTCCTCCAAGAGGTGCCGGGCCTGAGTTTGCCAAGACTTTGAATTTGAAAACCGGAAACACTTTGATTCATGATTTGAAAGAGGTCGGTAAACTTGGGGAATGGCGGTTGGATTACAAGGTCCGCCGTCAGGACGGTGAAATTGTCAGAAGGCAGTCCTATGTGCATTATTTCGCCCCCCTTGGCTGGTTTGTTGCTTCGACCGTGCCCATGAAAGAGATTTACGCACCTGTTAGGGATTTGATTGTAAAGCAGGGAGCTATCAGTTTTATTATCCTGCTGTTGACCATCGGGGTCATTTATTACGTGATTCGCAGAATTTGTTTGCCTATCCGCAGTGTGTCTAGAGTCGCCTATCATGTTTCGCAAGGAGATTTGCGGGAAGCCAAAAGGGTTTTTGCCATGGCTACGGACAAGGGGCATTTGAAGAAGGTCGTTGAATCCTTTGAGACTGGAAAGGAAAAACGGTTTGATGAAGTTGATCACCTTGTAAAATCCATCCATACCATGTTGCTGACCTTGAATTCGCTGGTCAGTCAGGTACAGGTTTCCGGGGATCAGGTTACCGGGTCAGCCTTAAAACTTGGTACCGCTATTAACCAGTTGGAAGCTGCTGTTGAAAATCAGGCTGCGGCAACTCAGGAGCTTGGGAGTTCTTCGCGTGAGATCTCAGCTACTTCACAGGAACTTGCCCGGACTATGAATGAGTCGACCACCGTAGCTGTTTCCACGGGAGAGCTGGCAGCTCAGGGAGTACACGATCTTGGTGAAATGGGCGTAACCATGGATGCCATGCGTGATGCTTCGGGCGGTATTTTTTCCAAGCTTTCAGTTATCAACTCCAAGGCTGCCAATATCAGTTCAGTGGTAACTTCCATTTCCAAGATTTCAGAGCAGATTAACCTGCTTTCCTTGAATGCGGCAATTGAGGCCGAAAAAGCCGGGGAATTCGGACAGGGGTTTTCAGTTGTAGCTCGTGAAATCCGCAAGCTTGCTGACCAGACAGCCATGTCCACCCTTGATATCGAGAAGATCGTGGCTGAGATGCTTTCCGCAGTTTCGGCCGGGGTCATGGAGATGGATAAGTTCCGCAAGCAGGTTGAGACCGGGGTCAGCAATGTCGCTTTGCTTGGTGATGGAATTTCAGGCGTAGTAACACAGGTTCAGACCCTCACTCCGCGTTTTGAGTCCGTGAACGAAGGGATGCAGAACCAGAGCGAAGGAGCGGAGCAGATCAGCAAGGCCATGATTCAACTTAGTGAGACTTCCATTCAGACCAAGGATGCCCTTACAGAATTCGTGTCTATTACGGAACAGCTCTCAAGCTCTGTTTCCAGTCTTGAAGAGGAAGTGGCGGCTTTTCAGGTTGATCAGGATTAG
- the lpxC gene encoding UDP-3-O-acyl-N-acetylglucosamine deacetylase yields the protein MLQTTIQNTVRCKGIGLHSGKQVEIVLRPAVEDTGILFSLHTGSGSSFITPNPNLVVATGLATTLGNGQDSVSTVEHLLAAVRGMGIDNIHVEVRGNELPIMDGSAGPFVYLLRQAGVRELLKSRKVLAVTKSINFEQDGKYVRAFPHDGFAVDYTIDFEHPQIGKQTLSLEITPDVFMDELAKARTFGFLKEVEYLHANGLALGGSLDNAVVLDDYGILNEDGLRFVDEFVRHKMLDFIGDMAVLEMPLQGRFEVYASGHALNNSFLRYLHENAVDYLEERALEPVAGKVEGKVFNPVAPEAVPAPA from the coding sequence ATGCTACAAACAACTATTCAGAATACAGTAAGATGCAAGGGTATCGGCCTTCACAGCGGTAAGCAGGTGGAAATCGTACTCAGGCCTGCTGTAGAAGATACCGGAATCCTTTTTTCACTTCATACCGGTTCCGGAAGCTCTTTTATTACTCCCAATCCTAATCTGGTTGTAGCCACCGGACTTGCCACTACCCTCGGTAACGGGCAGGATTCTGTTTCCACTGTTGAGCATCTGCTCGCCGCTGTTCGCGGAATGGGCATTGACAATATTCATGTTGAAGTAAGAGGTAACGAACTGCCCATCATGGACGGCAGTGCCGGACCTTTTGTATATCTGCTCCGTCAGGCCGGAGTGCGTGAGCTTTTGAAGTCCCGCAAGGTTCTGGCTGTGACCAAATCTATCAATTTCGAGCAGGACGGCAAATACGTCAGAGCTTTTCCTCATGATGGGTTCGCCGTTGATTACACCATTGATTTTGAGCATCCCCAGATCGGCAAACAGACCCTCTCTCTTGAAATTACTCCTGATGTTTTTATGGATGAACTGGCAAAAGCCAGAACCTTCGGTTTCCTTAAGGAAGTTGAATATCTGCATGCCAACGGTCTTGCTTTGGGCGGTTCTCTTGATAATGCCGTTGTTCTTGATGATTACGGTATCCTTAATGAAGACGGACTCCGTTTTGTAGATGAGTTTGTAAGACACAAGATGCTTGATTTCATCGGCGATATGGCTGTTCTTGAAATGCCGTTGCAGGGCCGTTTTGAAGTTTACGCTTCAGGTCATGCCCTGAACAATTCTTTCCTTAGATATCTGCATGAAAATGCAGTAGATTATCTCGAAGAACGCGCACTCGAACCTGTAGCCGGCAAGGTTGAGGGGAAAGTTTTTAATCCGGTCGCCCCGGAAGCTGTTCCCGCGCCTGCATAG
- the prmC gene encoding peptide chain release factor N(5)-glutamine methyltransferase, protein MADQKLKEVISKATALLNEVGVDSPALSAQLFAEKVFSLSRVELIMELESLFDSAMVAEFYELIKRRAKGEPAAYILGVKEFFGLEFKVGPGVLIPRPETEEMVEKVQELFGADDEFIFADFGTGSGILAVTVAKLFPNARGVAVDLSPAALEIAHDNARLHGVADRVQFVRADFNESLLVDARFDLILANPPYLCDAELDEISYEVAEFEPVSALVSGPDGDEDIKGSVPRIADALKQGGGVFMEIGYLQGRVAHDIFDSCVEFSGRVEVLKDLSGHDRIVVAKKR, encoded by the coding sequence TTGGCTGATCAAAAATTAAAAGAAGTTATATCCAAAGCCACTGCTTTATTGAATGAAGTCGGGGTGGATTCTCCTGCCTTGTCTGCGCAGTTATTTGCCGAAAAGGTTTTTTCGTTGAGTCGTGTAGAATTAATTATGGAGCTGGAGAGCTTGTTTGATTCAGCGATGGTTGCGGAGTTTTATGAACTGATAAAACGCAGGGCTAAAGGCGAACCGGCGGCATATATTCTGGGTGTGAAAGAATTTTTCGGATTGGAATTCAAGGTCGGTCCCGGTGTGCTGATTCCGCGCCCTGAGACCGAGGAAATGGTTGAGAAGGTTCAGGAGTTGTTTGGAGCGGATGATGAATTCATTTTTGCTGACTTCGGGACCGGATCAGGAATTCTGGCAGTCACTGTGGCAAAGCTTTTTCCTAATGCGCGTGGAGTGGCAGTTGATTTGAGTCCTGCCGCTTTGGAGATAGCGCATGATAACGCGCGGTTGCATGGCGTTGCGGACAGGGTGCAGTTTGTGCGGGCCGATTTTAATGAGTCGCTGCTGGTAGACGCAAGATTTGACCTGATTCTGGCTAATCCTCCCTATCTTTGTGACGCTGAGCTTGATGAGATCAGTTATGAAGTTGCTGAATTTGAGCCTGTTTCCGCTTTGGTCAGCGGTCCTGACGGAGACGAAGATATAAAAGGCAGTGTTCCGCGTATCGCAGATGCTCTTAAGCAGGGCGGCGGGGTCTTTATGGAGATCGGTTATCTTCAGGGGCGGGTGGCTCATGATATTTTTGACTCTTGTGTGGAGTTTTCCGGGCGTGTGGAGGTCTTGAAAGACTTATCCGGGCATGATCGGATCGTTGTGGCAAAAAAGAGATAG
- the prfA gene encoding peptide chain release factor 1, giving the protein MFAKLEDIERSFMDLEQELADPEVYNNQERYKKVTIAHSELGEVVAAFREYKQLASDLEDNKEMAADSDPEIREMAEMEISEIKARLPKLEEELKLLLLPKDPMDGKNIILEIRGGTGGEEAALFAADLFRMYSRFADANGWKVEVLNSNPTGTGGFKEIIAAISGSRIYSKMKYESGTHRVQRVPATETQGRIHTSAATVAIMPEAEEVDVQVRNEDLRIDVFRASGPGGQSVNTTDSAIRITHLPTGLVVICQDEKSQHKNKAKAMKVLCSRLLQAEQDKQHAEMAEQRRAQVGSGDRSERIRTYNFPQGRITDHRINLTLYKLDAIMEGDMNEVVDALVGHYQSEALKQQAQD; this is encoded by the coding sequence ATGTTTGCCAAATTGGAAGATATTGAACGTTCTTTCATGGATCTGGAGCAGGAGCTTGCAGATCCGGAAGTTTATAATAATCAGGAACGCTACAAGAAAGTAACCATTGCTCATTCCGAGCTTGGTGAAGTTGTGGCTGCTTTCCGTGAATACAAACAGCTTGCCTCCGACCTTGAAGATAACAAGGAAATGGCCGCTGATTCCGATCCTGAAATCCGCGAAATGGCTGAGATGGAAATTTCTGAGATCAAGGCCCGTCTGCCTAAGCTGGAGGAAGAGCTTAAGCTTCTCCTGCTGCCCAAGGATCCTATGGACGGGAAGAACATCATTCTTGAAATTCGCGGTGGTACCGGCGGTGAGGAAGCAGCCCTTTTTGCTGCCGATCTTTTCCGCATGTATTCTCGCTTTGCAGATGCCAACGGCTGGAAGGTTGAAGTTTTGAACTCCAACCCTACCGGGACAGGCGGTTTCAAGGAAATCATTGCTGCCATCAGCGGTAGCCGTATTTATTCCAAGATGAAGTACGAGTCCGGTACCCATCGTGTTCAGCGTGTGCCTGCGACTGAAACTCAGGGCCGCATCCATACTTCCGCAGCTACCGTGGCAATCATGCCTGAAGCAGAGGAAGTTGACGTACAGGTTCGCAATGAAGACTTGCGCATCGATGTATTCCGTGCTTCCGGTCCCGGCGGTCAGTCTGTTAACACTACTGACTCCGCTATTCGCATCACTCACCTTCCCACCGGGTTGGTTGTTATCTGTCAGGATGAAAAGTCCCAGCACAAAAACAAGGCCAAGGCTATGAAGGTTCTTTGTTCACGTCTGTTACAGGCTGAGCAGGACAAGCAGCATGCTGAAATGGCTGAGCAGCGTCGCGCACAGGTCGGTTCCGGTGACCGTTCCGAACGTATCCGTACCTACAACTTTCCGCAGGGCAGAATCACTGATCACCGCATCAACCTGACCCTCTACAAGCTTGATGCTATTATGGAAGGGGATATGAACGAAGTTGTTGATGCACTTGTCGGTCATTATCAGTCTGAAGCTCTCAAGCAGCAGGCTCAGGACTGA
- a CDS encoding DUF1385 domain-containing protein: MSAAKTVGGQAVIEGVMMRAKDNLAIAVRRPDGEITVELRPWFSMTPAFMKKPFLRGFPIFMETMVNGVKALNYSATQALDEEEDGELTTFHLVLTMVVALGAALGLFVVLPHFFSVAMKWWGVSGGVDSLSFHIWDGFFKMVMFIGYIVSISFVPDIKRVFEYHGAEHKAIWAFEAGGDLDVCEIKKFSRLHPRCGTAFLLFVLVVSILLFTVLVPMIVAIWAPQTFVLKHLYIVGIKLLLMAPVSAVAYEMIKASSKHEDKALCKAACLPGMGMQLLTTREPDEEQIEVALAALKTAVAADADGGNS, encoded by the coding sequence ATGTCCGCAGCCAAGACCGTTGGCGGACAGGCTGTTATTGAAGGCGTTATGATGCGCGCAAAGGACAATCTCGCCATCGCTGTCCGTCGTCCTGACGGTGAAATTACTGTTGAACTTCGTCCATGGTTCTCAATGACTCCCGCGTTCATGAAAAAACCTTTTCTGCGCGGTTTTCCTATTTTTATGGAGACCATGGTTAACGGTGTCAAAGCTCTGAATTATTCCGCTACGCAGGCTCTTGATGAAGAGGAGGATGGCGAGCTGACCACCTTTCATCTGGTGCTGACCATGGTTGTCGCGCTGGGTGCTGCGTTGGGGCTTTTCGTTGTGCTGCCGCACTTTTTTTCTGTAGCCATGAAGTGGTGGGGCGTTTCCGGCGGTGTGGATTCTCTCAGTTTTCACATTTGGGACGGCTTTTTCAAGATGGTCATGTTCATCGGTTATATTGTATCCATTTCATTTGTGCCGGATATCAAACGTGTTTTTGAATATCACGGTGCGGAGCACAAGGCTATCTGGGCTTTTGAGGCGGGCGGAGATCTTGATGTTTGCGAGATAAAGAAATTCAGCAGGCTTCATCCCCGTTGCGGAACAGCTTTTCTGCTTTTCGTGCTGGTGGTGAGTATTCTGCTTTTCACTGTGCTGGTCCCCATGATTGTTGCCATATGGGCTCCGCAAACTTTTGTGCTTAAACATTTATATATAGTCGGTATCAAGTTGCTGCTGATGGCTCCTGTGAGTGCAGTCGCCTACGAGATGATCAAGGCGTCTTCCAAGCATGAGGATAAGGCCCTGTGCAAGGCCGCTTGCCTGCCCGGAATGGGAATGCAGCTGCTGACTACCCGTGAGCCGGATGAAGAGCAGATTGAAGTTGCTCTCGCGGCACTTAAGACGGCGGTTGCTGCCGATGCTGATGGAGGAAACAGCTGA
- the rpmE gene encoding 50S ribosomal protein L31 translates to MKKDIHPKLHKATVRCHCGYESELYSTIGEEVSTEICSNCHPFYTGKQRFVDTAGRIDRFKKKFGSFDAASKVKGN, encoded by the coding sequence ATGAAAAAAGATATCCATCCTAAGCTTCATAAGGCAACTGTTCGTTGTCACTGCGGTTATGAGTCTGAACTGTACTCTACTATCGGCGAAGAAGTGAGCACTGAAATTTGTTCCAACTGCCACCCGTTCTACACTGGTAAGCAGCGCTTCGTTGATACCGCTGGTCGTATCGATCGCTTCAAGAAGAAGTTCGGTAGCTTCGACGCAGCAAGTAAAGTTAAGGGCAACTAG
- a CDS encoding TusE/DsrC/DsvC family sulfur relay protein: MAIVEFMGKSFDVDEDGFLLKFEDWCPEWVDFCKEGEGIKELNEEHQKVIDFLQDYYKKNGIAPMVRILSKVTGFKLKHIYELFPSGPGKGACKMAGLPKPTGCV, from the coding sequence ATGGCTATCGTAGAATTCATGGGCAAGAGCTTTGACGTTGATGAAGACGGTTTCCTCCTGAAGTTTGAAGACTGGTGCCCTGAGTGGGTTGACTTCTGCAAAGAAGGCGAAGGTATCAAAGAACTCAACGAAGAACACCAGAAAGTTATCGACTTCCTGCAGGACTACTACAAAAAGAACGGTATCGCTCCCATGGTGCGTATCCTCTCTAAAGTAACTGGTTTCAAACTGAAGCACATCTACGAACTGTTCCCCTCCGGTCCCGGTAAGGGAGCTTGTAAGATGGCTGGTCTGCCTAAGCCTACTGGCTGCGTTTAG